A stretch of the Desulforamulus ferrireducens genome encodes the following:
- a CDS encoding DUF401 family protein: MPALKLILVFALMMVLLWRRAPLAPVIFGSSCLLAILYRLPLTAFVTAFWQTITDPSTIELELVLVLIMLFEGLLKKEGYLARMLDGLLNLLPSRRLLAATLPAFIGLMPSMGGALFSAPLVAQATADTTLSPEEKSVINYYYRHIWEYCLPLYPSLLITSQVCELPLTKLIQALVPYGLLVALLGWPYLRRIPPEKKRPSNGSFPLIKEVFLNILPVLVVVLIVLFLQVRILIAVGLVLAVLLVRHRYTPRHLLSLCRETVQVKILLLVLGIFFFKQTILTTGAVASLSYFLQTLAVPEFVVLGIFALLVGLITGTVSYSMGIIFPVVMAATGGQISMPLAVFVFIAGFTGAMFTPMHLCLSLTVDFFRADLRQVLRMLVLPEAALIAIAATVYIITV; this comes from the coding sequence ATGCCGGCCTTAAAACTTATCCTCGTCTTTGCCCTGATGATGGTGCTTCTCTGGCGACGTGCCCCGCTGGCACCGGTTATTTTCGGCAGCTCATGCCTCCTGGCCATCCTCTACCGTCTTCCATTGACCGCCTTTGTGACTGCCTTCTGGCAGACCATTACAGACCCGTCCACCATCGAGCTAGAACTCGTCCTGGTCCTGATTATGCTTTTCGAAGGTTTGCTGAAAAAGGAAGGCTATCTGGCAAGGATGCTGGACGGTTTACTTAATCTTCTTCCCAGTCGCCGCCTCCTGGCGGCCACGCTGCCCGCCTTTATCGGCCTGATGCCTTCCATGGGCGGAGCATTATTTTCTGCGCCCCTGGTCGCCCAGGCGACGGCGGATACAACCCTCTCCCCCGAGGAAAAAAGCGTTATCAATTATTATTACCGTCATATCTGGGAGTACTGCCTGCCCCTTTACCCCAGCCTCCTAATCACCTCCCAGGTCTGCGAACTGCCCCTGACAAAATTAATTCAGGCCCTGGTTCCCTACGGCCTGCTGGTAGCCTTACTGGGATGGCCTTATCTACGCCGTATCCCGCCCGAAAAAAAACGCCCCAGCAACGGCTCTTTCCCCCTCATCAAAGAGGTGTTCCTTAACATCCTTCCTGTCCTGGTTGTGGTATTGATAGTCCTCTTCCTCCAGGTGCGGATTCTTATAGCCGTAGGGCTGGTCCTGGCTGTGCTTCTGGTGCGCCATCGCTATACCCCGCGTCATCTTTTATCCCTCTGCCGGGAAACCGTCCAGGTAAAAATCCTCCTCCTCGTACTGGGCATTTTTTTCTTTAAACAAACGATTTTGACAACCGGGGCCGTAGCCAGCCTTTCCTATTTTTTGCAGACCCTGGCCGTGCCGGAATTCGTCGTTTTAGGCATATTCGCCCTGCTGGTGGGCTTAATTACGGGTACAGTTTCTTATTCCATGGGCATTATTTTTCCCGTAGTGATGGCTGCTACCGGTGGTCAGATAAGTATGCCCCTGGCGGTATTTGTTTTTATAGCCGGTTTTACGGGGGCCATGTTTACGCCCATGCACCTCTGCCTGTCCCTGACGGTCGATTTCTTCCGCGCCGACCTGCGGCAGGTTCTGCGGATGCTGGTGTTACCTGAAGCAGCCCTTATCGCCATCGCCGCTACCGTGTATATAATCACCGTTTAA
- a CDS encoding copper amine oxidase N-terminal domain-containing protein produces the protein MLQPLKPFKFLALAVFFGLLAGLFTGAAPAGAEGIHISVDGRELALDEPPIIQDGHVLAPVRALAEALQATVTWNEGTSEVIITGPRMTLKMVADSRDVYRNKERLSLAVPVQIRNGRVLAPVRFLAESLGAEVSWNAITLTVAITTPSPALAERVYSAPFPARVAFTSGGILYLLEGSHAGAAPVQVTKEDTVATILGWSYDGRWLAFMLREKQEEGAAKPYLWVVRADGSDAFQVDPRPVLVEAAWSPVANILAYTTQGPGGGYAPDMNLKLAAIQDDASARITTLLPDGSETVEDFAWAPDGKSLAISLPRTENKPLRIDRLTLAGERHNLLTLGEAGTAVDEIYFSYAIGLKWSPNGRYLAYYLHYNAASLSTDGVPLQVLDLDNPGRSLNLGTCLPYRQWLAWSPDGNKLAFIQGSGREATANKRLCIVTLPEGNIDFYDQPGRVDSQPLWLPAPDDGVLFCRGLETTAWEGKQLSGVLVSDHRIWLATGDGQARPLTASTPDNADYYPSISPDGQDLYFLRLDPSQGGSLYRQPLDGGPAVELVRNLGGTAGYYGNYYPAWISIYHLDKKIKATGKLVVSNVEGRHFELETGTGRLVLLPEEGSTGVAKDLEKYAGQVVMVIGTLTNESNIYMRGAIMRVNSVMPVQSPTPASIDSFTIAPPDLVIKGKKLARVEIWAVPTGTGITEKDYTLLGQATRQAAAGGEEVWTFPIPRTTILATEIFAIGYDEQGRKAGKISLPVTGVTALNKALGTIGN, from the coding sequence GTGCTCCAGCCTTTAAAACCCTTTAAATTCCTGGCCCTGGCCGTTTTCTTTGGTTTGCTGGCCGGGCTCTTTACCGGTGCCGCCCCTGCCGGCGCCGAAGGCATCCATATTTCTGTGGACGGCCGGGAACTGGCCCTGGATGAGCCGCCTATAATCCAGGACGGCCATGTCCTGGCTCCTGTCCGCGCCCTGGCCGAAGCCCTCCAGGCCACGGTAACCTGGAACGAAGGGACCAGTGAGGTAATAATCACAGGGCCGCGAATGACCCTTAAGATGGTCGCCGACAGCAGAGACGTATACAGGAATAAGGAACGGTTATCCCTAGCCGTACCTGTGCAGATACGCAACGGCCGTGTCTTGGCTCCGGTACGCTTCCTGGCGGAATCCCTGGGCGCCGAAGTATCCTGGAATGCTATAACTCTGACGGTAGCCATTACTACCCCGTCACCCGCACTGGCGGAGCGGGTGTACTCCGCGCCTTTCCCGGCCAGGGTGGCCTTCACCAGTGGCGGTATCCTTTATCTTCTGGAAGGTAGCCATGCCGGGGCCGCACCGGTGCAGGTAACTAAAGAAGACACCGTGGCAACCATCCTGGGCTGGTCCTACGACGGCAGGTGGCTGGCCTTCATGTTACGGGAAAAACAGGAAGAGGGGGCCGCCAAGCCCTACCTCTGGGTGGTCAGGGCCGACGGGAGCGACGCCTTCCAGGTTGACCCGCGTCCGGTGCTGGTTGAAGCGGCCTGGTCACCGGTCGCCAATATCCTGGCTTATACAACCCAGGGTCCCGGCGGAGGCTATGCCCCGGACATGAACTTGAAGCTGGCCGCCATCCAAGACGACGCCAGTGCCCGGATTACGACTCTGCTACCGGACGGAAGCGAAACGGTAGAAGACTTTGCCTGGGCGCCGGACGGCAAGAGCCTGGCCATATCCCTGCCGCGCACTGAAAATAAGCCCCTGCGTATCGACCGCCTGACCTTAGCGGGCGAGCGCCATAATTTGCTTACCCTGGGTGAGGCCGGGACAGCGGTGGATGAGATCTATTTCAGCTATGCCATAGGGTTAAAGTGGTCCCCCAACGGCCGCTACCTGGCCTACTACCTGCACTACAACGCGGCTTCCCTCTCCACTGACGGGGTGCCCCTCCAGGTACTAGACTTAGATAATCCCGGCCGCTCTCTTAACCTGGGTACCTGCCTGCCCTACCGCCAGTGGCTGGCCTGGTCCCCGGACGGCAACAAACTCGCTTTTATCCAGGGCAGCGGCCGGGAAGCGACGGCCAACAAGCGCTTGTGTATTGTCACCCTGCCGGAGGGCAACATCGATTTTTACGACCAGCCCGGCCGGGTGGATAGCCAGCCCCTATGGCTGCCCGCCCCGGACGATGGTGTCCTCTTCTGCCGTGGCCTGGAAACGACAGCCTGGGAAGGCAAACAACTATCCGGGGTGCTGGTAAGCGATCACCGCATCTGGCTGGCAACGGGCGACGGCCAGGCCCGGCCCCTGACAGCCAGTACACCCGATAACGCCGACTACTACCCCTCCATCTCCCCGGACGGGCAGGACCTTTATTTCCTGCGCCTGGACCCATCTCAAGGCGGCTCTCTGTACCGGCAGCCCCTGGACGGCGGACCGGCGGTAGAGCTGGTACGAAACTTAGGCGGCACAGCCGGCTACTACGGCAATTACTACCCGGCCTGGATAAGCATCTATCACCTGGATAAAAAAATTAAGGCCACCGGTAAGCTGGTGGTCAGCAACGTTGAAGGTCGTCACTTTGAACTGGAAACCGGCACTGGCCGCCTGGTGCTTTTACCGGAGGAAGGCTCCACGGGCGTGGCTAAAGACCTGGAAAAATACGCCGGTCAGGTGGTGATGGTTATCGGCACCCTCACCAACGAGTCTAATATTTACATGCGGGGGGCCATCATGCGGGTAAACTCGGTCATGCCGGTACAATCCCCCACCCCGGCGAGTATCGACTCCTTCACTATCGCTCCACCCGACCTGGTAATCAAGGGAAAAAAACTGGCCCGGGTGGAAATCTGGGCCGTACCCACCGGGACGGGGATAACCGAAAAGGATTATACCCTCCTCGGCCAGGCCACCCGGCAAGCTGCTGCCGGCGGCGAGGAAGTCTGGACCTTCCCCATCCCCCGGACAACTATCCTGGCGACTGAAATTTTTGCCATCGGTTATGACGAACAGGGACGTAAGGCCGGCAAGATTTCCTTGCCTGTCACAGGCGTAACCGCCCTCAATAAAGCTCTGGGAACAATAGG
- a CDS encoding IS1380 family transposase, whose product MKFIIEQSDEHLTPVAGLALVGEIIDHTALKFRLNKTRIPGVSSPDISHGDVITSYIGLLCQGRSDFDHIELFRDDPFFAAALDIQDVPSSPTLRQRLDMIAHSVPYQEIILEETARFLKKLKAPVTPVTLGSGEQKRQYVPLDIDVTPFDNSNSKKEGVSRTYKGYDGYAPIFAYLGKEGYCVNTELRAGKQHCQKGTPDFLRRALTFARAITSLPLLVRMDGGNDSQDNLQVCLDPEIKADFIIKRNLRKETPEAWLAVAKENGNATVEREGKTVYRGHQMVKIEGADTPVRLVYKVTERTILRSGQLLLVPEIEVETYWTTLPDPVEEVIALYHDHGTSEQFHSEIKNDLDLERLPSGKFATNNLVLHLGIFAYNILRLLGQFSLPLKEVPLRNKKAQRRRLRTVIQNLITIASRLVHHARQVKLRFGRHSPWYPAFRYLYKALA is encoded by the coding sequence ATGAAATTCATTATTGAACAGTCTGATGAACACCTTACCCCCGTTGCCGGACTGGCTCTGGTAGGGGAAATCATTGATCATACTGCTCTGAAATTCAGGCTAAATAAGACCCGGATACCTGGTGTTTCCTCGCCGGATATTTCCCATGGGGATGTTATCACCTCATACATCGGCCTGCTTTGCCAGGGTCGCAGTGATTTTGACCATATTGAGCTTTTTCGGGATGACCCCTTCTTCGCTGCAGCGCTGGATATTCAGGATGTGCCTTCAAGTCCTACCCTGCGCCAGCGCCTGGATATGATAGCTCATAGCGTACCCTACCAGGAGATCATCCTCGAGGAAACGGCCAGGTTCCTTAAGAAACTTAAGGCACCGGTAACTCCTGTTACCTTGGGTTCCGGGGAACAGAAGCGCCAATATGTCCCTTTGGATATTGATGTTACTCCCTTTGATAATTCAAATTCCAAGAAAGAGGGTGTTTCCAGGACCTATAAGGGCTACGACGGTTATGCGCCTATCTTCGCCTACCTCGGTAAGGAAGGCTACTGCGTCAATACCGAACTGCGGGCCGGGAAACAGCATTGCCAAAAAGGGACGCCGGACTTCCTGCGTCGCGCTCTAACCTTTGCTCGCGCTATCACTTCGCTGCCACTTTTAGTACGGATGGATGGCGGTAATGACAGCCAAGATAATCTCCAGGTCTGTTTGGACCCGGAAATCAAAGCCGATTTTATCATTAAGCGAAATCTGCGTAAGGAAACGCCGGAAGCATGGCTGGCCGTTGCCAAGGAAAATGGTAACGCCACCGTAGAACGGGAGGGAAAAACCGTCTATCGGGGTCACCAGATGGTGAAAATCGAGGGCGCTGACACCCCTGTCCGTCTGGTGTATAAGGTCACCGAGCGCACGATATTACGAAGCGGACAGCTTCTCTTGGTCCCGGAAATTGAGGTTGAAACCTACTGGACCACTTTACCCGACCCGGTGGAGGAGGTCATTGCCCTCTACCACGACCACGGCACCAGCGAGCAATTCCATAGCGAAATCAAAAACGATTTAGACCTGGAACGGTTGCCCAGTGGCAAATTTGCCACCAATAACCTGGTGCTGCACCTTGGTATTTTCGCCTACAATATCTTGCGGCTTCTGGGGCAGTTCAGCCTCCCGCTAAAGGAAGTACCGCTGCGCAATAAGAAAGCTCAACGTCGGCGGCTGCGTACGGTTATTCAGAACCTGATTACCATAGCGTCCCGGCTGGTTCACCATGCCCGGCAGGTCAAGTTACGGTTTGGCCGGCATAGCCCCTGGTATCCAGCTTTCCGTTACCTATATAAAGCGTTGGCTTAA